The following coding sequences are from one Schizosaccharomyces osmophilus chromosome 1, complete sequence window:
- the rps902 gene encoding 40S ribosomal protein S9 codes for MPSAPRKQSKTYKVPSRPFESARLDAELKLAGEYGLRNKHEIWRVALTLSKIRRAARELLTLDEKDPKRLFEGNAIIRRLVRLGILDETRMKLDYVLALRIEDFLERRLQTQVFKLGLAKSIHHARVLIYQRHIRVGKQIVNVPSFVVRLDSQKHIDFALTSPYGGGRPGRCKRKHLRAQQEGGEGAEEAEEE; via the coding sequence ATGCCTTCTGCTCCTCGTAAGCAATCCAAGACCTACAAGGTTCCTAGCCGTCCCTTCGAGTCAGCTCGTCTTGACGCTGAACTCAAGCTTGCTGGTGAATATGGTTTGAGAAACAAGCACGAAATCTGGCGTGTTGCCCTTACCCTCTCTAAGATCCGTCGTGCTGCTCGTGAGCTTTTGACTCTTGACGAGAAGGACCCTAAGCGTCTCTTTGAAGGTAACGCCATTATTCGTCGTCTTGTTCGTTTGGGTATCTTGGACGAGACCCGTATGAAGCTTGATTATGTCTTGGCTCTTCGTATTGAAGACTTTTTGGAGCGTCGTTTGCAAACCCAAGTTTTCAAGCTTGGTTTGGCTAAGTCTATCCACCACGCTCGTGTCTTGATCTACCAACGTCACATCCGTGTGGGTAAGCAAATTGTCAATGTCCCCTCTTTCGTTGTCCGTTTGGACTCTCAAAAGCACATTGACTTTGCCCTTACTTCTCCTTACGGTGGTGGCCGTCCTGGTCGCTGCAAGAGAAAGCACCTTCGTGCTCAACAAGAAGGTGGTGAAGGCGctgaagaagctgaagaagagTAA
- the pdp1 gene encoding PWWP domain protein Pdp1, with protein MGNGNNAAMNSKQSISQVEKNVKSEAKAYTLQKGGTKSTSTTLTRSSVKEDAEGGVKPYHRGDRVLAKVSGYPWWPAQIVRYKLMNRDGITIEKSPEHFYKVQFFPNLDFSWVKQTGLKPLANEDISNFLNSIKRKSKILREAYEAAREPPDIEGEDSTEEEEQNENDYLASDTYVLDKRKRKSFEGSPTENSTDSSSLLSTMSSISSISEMYGNLSTSNFDSADSKLNRNVKKTDYKNNLSSSDLKDRRLLSPSNSATSEMKTLVQRLLYFRFKLQKLFLSSNINFGEEELYRAKEYLEEVEGFPYLNYEMITTTKIAKVLKRIALLDNLPKDELYSIRGQCKDILYNWKHNLSSSMESK; from the exons atGGGTAATGGGAATAATGCGGCCATGAATAGCAAACAGTCTATATCACAGGTGGAAAAAAACGTGAAGTcagaagcaaaagcataCACACTACAGAAGGGTGGCACTAAAAGTACATCAACTACTTTGACAAGATCCTCAGTGAAGGAAGACGCTGAGGGTGGTGTTAAGCCATATCATAGAGGAGACAGGGTATTGGCAAAAGTATCTGGATATCCATG GTGGCCTGCCCAAATCGTTCGTTATAAGCTCATGAATCGGGACGGTATAACCATTGAAAAATCTCCAGAGCATTTCTATAAGGTCCagttttttccaaatttagACTT CTCTTGGGTAAAACAAACTGGTTTAAAGCCTTTAGCAAACGAGGATATCagtaattttttaaattccataaaaagaaaatcaaaaatattaaGAGAGGCTTATGAAGCAGCGCGCGAGCCACCTGACATTGAAGGTGAGGATTCCActgaagaggaagaacaaaacgaaaatgaCTACTTAGCAAGTGATACCTATGTATTAGATAAAcgtaaaaggaaaagctttGAGGGTTCTCCTACGGAAAACAGTACGGATTCTTCCAGTCTATTAAGTACAATGTCGTCAATCTCTTCAATATCAGAAATGTATGGAAATTTATCAACTTCCAATTTTGACTCTGCGGATTCGAAACTGAATAGAAATGTTAAAAAGACAGACTACAAAAATAATCTTTCTAGTTCGGATCTCAAAGACAGGAGGCTATTGTCGCCTTCGAATTCTGCGACTAgcgaaatgaaaacattaGTTCAGCGCCTACTTTACTTTCGGTTTAAATTGCAAAAACTCTTCCTCTCATCAAATATTAACTttggagaagaagaattgtaCCGCGCGAAAGAATACTTAGAGGAGGTTGAGGGTTTTCCATATCTAAACTACGAAATGATCACTACGACGAAAATAGCCAAAGTCTTGAAACGTATAGCATTACTCGATAATTTACCTAAGGATGAACTATACTCTATTCGAGGACAGTGCAAAGACATTCTCTATAATTGGAAACACAATCTATCAAGCTCGATGGAAAGCAAATAG